In a single window of the Pseudomonadota bacterium genome:
- a CDS encoding HEAT repeat domain-containing protein has protein sequence MNERALKKEIVRLLKNGELDAVLAMRESCSAKRMLNLLIGCFCNDHELVRWLAVTGVGNLVVALADNEMEDGRVVMRRFMWMLNDESGGIGWGAPEAMGEVMACHRRLAEEYGHMLVANMREDGNFLELEMLQRGLMWGIGRLAEVRPELLREKNAVRYLLPYLDSGDPTVRGLACRALGNLKAVEAKGRLSGLTGDEKQISVYADRSLEQYSVGHLAARALERIG, from the coding sequence ATGAACGAGCGTGCCCTGAAAAAGGAGATTGTCCGGCTCCTGAAAAATGGCGAGCTTGACGCAGTGCTTGCCATGCGCGAGAGCTGTTCCGCCAAAAGGATGCTGAATCTTCTGATTGGTTGTTTCTGCAATGATCATGAACTGGTACGCTGGCTGGCGGTGACCGGCGTCGGGAATCTGGTAGTGGCTCTCGCCGACAACGAAATGGAAGACGGCCGGGTCGTGATGCGGCGGTTCATGTGGATGCTGAATGACGAGTCCGGTGGGATCGGCTGGGGAGCACCGGAGGCAATGGGCGAGGTCATGGCCTGTCATCGGAGACTGGCAGAAGAATATGGTCATATGCTGGTAGCCAATATGCGGGAGGACGGGAATTTCCTGGAACTTGAGATGTTGCAGCGCGGCTTGATGTGGGGGATCGGCAGGCTCGCGGAAGTTCGCCCGGAGCTGTTGCGGGAGAAAAATGCTGTCCGATATCTGCTGCCCTATCTCGACTCCGGAGATCCCACGGTCCGCGGCCTTGCCTGCCGGGCACTGGGGAACCTGAAGGCAGTCGAGGCCAAAGGGCGTCTTTCCGGACTGACCGGGGATGAAAAACAGATTTCCGTCTATGCAGATCGCAGTCTTGAACAATATTCAGTCGGACATCTGGCCGCACGAGCCCTTGAAAGAATTGGCTGA
- a CDS encoding DUF3786 domain-containing protein, with protein sequence MNPLAVVARTPKNNCGECGYPTCLAFAASVVSTGTDPEKCPYINLEGLVIETSGVALENAAEERDLALVEHLKGKIADLDFAVLAPQIGATYLADQGGTLRFPYLGQDVLLSRLGILLDGADPEDPRDQILLYNYVHSGGGILDIRAKGAGDARQSSGRNIAICGQGDNKADSVPFARREWIGMESMPNSISKVRTLATYGENPLADLFSGRTRQLLIEKAALAGGIPCSGESTSLAIEFQVLPMIPQRILFWEEESEDGFPAKVKILYDTNALDYLDIESLLFSSERLAERLRDLISGGDQK encoded by the coding sequence ATGAACCCGCTCGCGGTAGTTGCCCGGACACCGAAGAACAACTGTGGTGAATGCGGCTACCCGACCTGCCTGGCCTTTGCGGCCTCGGTGGTTTCAACGGGCACTGATCCGGAAAAGTGCCCCTATATCAATCTCGAAGGGCTCGTGATCGAAACATCCGGGGTGGCGCTGGAAAATGCCGCCGAAGAGCGGGATCTGGCCCTGGTCGAACATCTCAAAGGCAAGATTGCGGATCTTGATTTTGCCGTGCTTGCGCCGCAAATCGGCGCAACATATCTTGCCGATCAGGGCGGTACCCTCCGCTTTCCATATCTCGGGCAGGATGTCCTTCTCTCCAGACTTGGCATCCTGCTTGATGGTGCCGACCCGGAAGATCCCCGCGATCAGATCCTTCTTTATAATTACGTCCATTCCGGAGGCGGCATCCTTGATATACGGGCAAAGGGTGCCGGAGACGCACGGCAGAGTTCGGGACGCAATATCGCGATATGCGGCCAGGGCGATAACAAAGCGGATTCGGTGCCATTTGCCCGTAGAGAGTGGATCGGCATGGAGAGCATGCCCAACTCCATCTCCAAGGTCAGGACTCTGGCCACCTATGGTGAAAACCCCCTGGCCGATCTTTTCTCCGGACGGACCCGGCAATTGCTGATTGAGAAAGCGGCTCTGGCCGGAGGGATCCCCTGTTCCGGCGAGTCAACCTCTCTTGCCATCGAGTTTCAGGTCTTACCGATGATTCCCCAGCGCATCCTCTTCTGGGAAGAGGAGTCGGAGGACGGTTTCCCGGCGAAGGTCAAGATTCTCTACGACACGAACGCTCTCGACTATCTCGATATCGAATCGCTGCTTTTTTCTTCCGAGCGGCTGGCGGAAAGATTGCGCGACCTGATTTCCGGCGGAGATCAGAAATGA